A stretch of Meiothermus sp. QL-1 DNA encodes these proteins:
- a CDS encoding Crp/Fnr family transcriptional regulator, protein MLADTQVLAKTPLFQGVPPQALEVAREAFVSRKYPAGKKIFEAGDMGAALYIVQSGQVRIYRTYLDGRERMFAYLGPGEVFGEMSLLDDQPRSASAETTIDSVLLVLYQDAYWSLVRRWPEILHNLATILARRLREADLELEVLSFEEARGRVAYALTKLRKQRYGDGTRMKLTHQELAQLSGTSRETVTRVLHALREEQLVRVGSGYIEILDPAGLEEVLFGLR, encoded by the coding sequence ATGTTGGCGGACACCCAGGTGCTGGCCAAGACCCCCCTTTTCCAGGGGGTGCCTCCCCAGGCCCTCGAGGTCGCCCGGGAAGCCTTTGTCAGCCGCAAATACCCGGCCGGCAAGAAAATCTTCGAGGCTGGGGACATGGGCGCGGCGCTCTACATCGTGCAAAGCGGGCAGGTGCGCATCTACCGCACCTACCTGGATGGCCGGGAGCGCATGTTCGCCTATCTGGGCCCAGGCGAGGTCTTCGGCGAGATGAGCCTGCTGGACGACCAGCCCCGCAGCGCCTCGGCTGAGACCACCATAGACTCGGTGCTCCTGGTGCTGTACCAGGACGCCTACTGGAGCCTGGTGCGCAGGTGGCCCGAGATTCTGCACAACCTGGCCACCATCCTGGCCCGCCGGTTGCGCGAGGCCGACCTCGAGCTGGAGGTGCTCTCCTTCGAGGAGGCCCGGGGCCGGGTGGCCTACGCCCTGACCAAGCTGCGCAAGCAGCGCTACGGCGATGGTACCCGGATGAAGCTCACCCACCAGGAGCTGGCCCAGCTTTCGGGCACCAGCCGCGAGACCGTGACCCGGGTGCTCCACGCTTTGCGGGAGGAGCAGCTCGTGCGGGTGGGCTCGGGCTACATAGAGATTCTGGACCCGGCCGGCCTGGAAGAGGTCCTCTTTGGGCTGCGCTGA
- a CDS encoding glycosyltransferase, producing the protein MKPSISVVVPARNEEEYIGPCLESILQQEPRPDEVIVVDNGSTDRTAEIARRLGVRVVYQPNPGLHIARQTGLEAAQGEVVAATDADCRVEPGWVAAIQEAFCDPEVVEAYGPLEFYDGPLFDRLLSRYGYPLFLALMDRLGQPNAAGGNHAVRRQVALEVGGYDVPFGEDLRLMQKLRQKGRIVYTPKARVLTSGRRLKRGRWKMYGVHLKNIWARLRGLPQDYGPDYYADRERPGR; encoded by the coding sequence ATGAAGCCCAGCATTAGCGTGGTGGTGCCGGCCCGCAACGAGGAGGAGTACATCGGGCCCTGCCTGGAGTCCATCCTGCAGCAAGAACCCCGGCCCGATGAGGTCATCGTGGTGGACAACGGCTCCACCGACCGCACCGCCGAGATTGCCCGGCGTTTGGGGGTGCGGGTGGTCTACCAGCCCAATCCAGGCCTCCACATCGCGCGCCAGACCGGGCTCGAGGCCGCCCAGGGCGAGGTGGTGGCGGCCACCGACGCCGACTGCCGGGTGGAGCCGGGCTGGGTGGCGGCCATCCAGGAGGCCTTTTGCGACCCTGAGGTGGTGGAGGCCTACGGCCCCCTGGAGTTTTACGATGGGCCCCTTTTCGACCGGCTCCTCTCCCGCTATGGCTACCCCTTGTTCCTGGCCCTCATGGACCGGCTGGGCCAGCCCAACGCCGCCGGGGGCAACCACGCGGTGCGGCGGCAGGTGGCCCTGGAGGTGGGGGGCTACGACGTGCCCTTTGGCGAGGATTTGCGCCTGATGCAGAAGCTCAGGCAAAAAGGCCGCATCGTCTACACCCCCAAGGCCCGGGTGCTCACCTCGGGGCGGCGCCTGAAGCGGGGGCGATGGAAGATGTACGGCGTGCACCTCAAGAACATCTGGGCCCGCCTGCGGGGGCTGCCGCAGGACTACGGCCCGGACTACTATGCCGACCGGGAGCGGCCCGGGCGCTAG
- a CDS encoding 2-phosphosulfolactate phosphatase, whose amino-acid sequence MRLRVDLVPQEGLSYLDVVLVVDVIRATTTAAAFLEAGARALYLTPSLESARAFRDSDVVLAGEEGGLRPAGFDYGNSPREAREAPVGGKIVVMSTTNGTRTAHLAARSAKHVLLASLYNAHAAARLAHQLATEEVAILCAGKEGRIGLDDVYTAGVLAEYLQIMGSYELEDGALIALTTRRTYPDPLEPLSLSAAAGALRQVGLEADVPFCAQVAVSPAVGMLSGRVGEALIFERVQHPVAPQA is encoded by the coding sequence ATGCGCTTGCGGGTAGACTTGGTGCCCCAAGAGGGCCTCAGCTATCTGGACGTGGTGCTGGTGGTGGATGTGATCCGGGCCACCACCACCGCCGCGGCTTTTTTGGAAGCGGGGGCCCGGGCGCTCTACCTGACCCCCAGCCTCGAGAGCGCCCGAGCCTTCCGCGACAGCGATGTGGTGCTGGCCGGGGAGGAGGGAGGGCTTAGGCCGGCGGGCTTTGACTACGGCAACTCTCCCCGCGAGGCCCGCGAGGCCCCGGTGGGGGGGAAGATCGTGGTGATGAGCACCACCAACGGCACCCGCACAGCCCACCTGGCCGCCCGCAGCGCCAAGCACGTGCTTCTGGCCTCGCTCTACAACGCCCATGCCGCAGCCCGCCTGGCCCACCAGCTCGCCACTGAGGAGGTGGCCATCCTTTGCGCGGGCAAGGAGGGCCGGATCGGCCTGGATGACGTCTATACCGCTGGGGTGCTGGCCGAGTACCTGCAAATTATGGGCTCGTACGAGCTGGAGGATGGAGCCCTCATCGCCCTCACCACCCGCCGCACCTACCCCGACCCCCTGGAGCCCCTGAGCCTTTCGGCCGCGGCAGGGGCGCTGCGGCAGGTGGGCCTCGAAGCCGACGTCCCCTTCTGCGCCCAGGTGGCGGTCTCGCCCGCGGTGGGCATGCTCTCGGGCCGGGTGGGGGAGGCCCTTATCTTCGAGCGGGTGCAGCACCCGGTGGCCCCCCAGGCCTGA
- a CDS encoding phosphoglucomutase/phosphomannomutase family protein, with product MTDIRLTEEGWQAVIADGFTFENVARLARAYAVYLLGRGGQRAVVGYDTRFLSARFAQRVAEVLVGCGLEVHLAKGYLPTPALAFALRHLGADGGVMVTGGARPAEYAGLVFLDRDGGGLAAEARALLEDRLGQPAPEGQGRLQVLDVRKAYYQALLAPLDLEALRAYSGVVYHETMGGATAGWFSGLVKEAGLGLELRELHAVPDALFYGVVPSPEPQNLFTLTALLKVEQEPTLALIHDGDGSRLGVGLAGGRLLSAEEVAALLVFHLYHKGRRGKVVWPKEGGLVEGVARRLGLEVVRAGPCQEGVLLGGDGTGRLYFGHPQSDGLQAGVLLLELLARRGQGLGALLAGLVE from the coding sequence ATGACCGATATTCGCCTCACCGAGGAAGGTTGGCAGGCTGTAATCGCCGACGGTTTTACCTTCGAAAACGTGGCCCGGCTGGCCCGGGCCTATGCGGTTTACTTGCTGGGGCGCGGGGGCCAGAGGGCGGTGGTGGGCTACGACACCCGCTTCCTGAGCGCCCGTTTTGCCCAGCGGGTGGCCGAGGTGCTGGTGGGCTGTGGCCTCGAGGTGCACCTGGCCAAAGGCTACCTGCCCACCCCAGCCCTGGCCTTCGCCCTGCGGCATCTGGGGGCCGACGGGGGTGTGATGGTGACGGGAGGTGCCCGACCGGCGGAGTACGCCGGCCTGGTTTTCCTGGACCGGGACGGGGGGGGGCTGGCCGCGGAGGCGCGGGCCCTCCTGGAGGACCGGTTGGGCCAGCCTGCCCCCGAGGGCCAGGGCCGGCTCCAGGTGCTGGATGTGCGCAAGGCCTACTACCAGGCGCTTTTGGCCCCGCTCGACCTGGAAGCGCTCCGGGCCTATTCGGGGGTGGTCTACCACGAGACGATGGGGGGGGCCACCGCCGGCTGGTTCTCGGGCTTGGTTAAGGAAGCGGGGCTGGGGCTGGAGCTGCGGGAGCTGCACGCGGTGCCCGATGCCCTTTTCTACGGCGTGGTCCCGAGCCCTGAGCCCCAGAACCTCTTCACCCTTACTGCCCTCCTCAAGGTTGAGCAGGAGCCCACCTTGGCCCTGATCCACGACGGCGATGGTAGCCGGCTTGGGGTGGGGCTGGCCGGCGGGCGGCTCCTCTCGGCGGAGGAGGTGGCGGCTTTGCTGGTCTTCCACCTCTACCACAAGGGCCGGCGGGGCAAGGTGGTCTGGCCGAAGGAGGGGGGTCTGGTCGAAGGGGTAGCCCGGAGGCTGGGGCTGGAGGTGGTGCGGGCAGGGCCGTGCCAGGAAGGGGTGCTGCTTGGGGGCGATGGCACCGGCCGCCTCTACTTCGGCCACCCCCAGAGCGACGGCCTGCAGGCGGGGGTGTTGCTCCTGGAGCTCTTGGCCCGCCGTGGCCAGGGCCTGGGGGCGCTCCTGGCCGGCCTGGTAGAATGA
- the rocF gene encoding arginase — protein sequence MRPVAILGVPMDLGQGRRGVDMGPSALRYGRLQELLEGLGYAVEDYGDVRVPVVESLRRQGHGAPGGLGYLEAIRLACLEVLEVLHQMPEEVFPIVLGGDHSIAMGSVAGASRGERVGVIWVDAHADFNTPETSPSGNIHGMPLAHLCGLGDPRLVHLGGPGPRVRPEDVVLIGVRSLDAGEVGLLRERGVTVYTMKEIDMMGIPAIAEAVAQRMRGFRRVHLSLDADVLDPEIAPGVGTPVAGGLTYREAHLLMELFYDAGMVTSLDLVEVNPILDVANRTARMMVELAGSLLGKRIY from the coding sequence ATGAGGCCGGTCGCCATCCTAGGGGTGCCCATGGACCTCGGCCAGGGGCGGCGGGGGGTGGACATGGGGCCCAGCGCCCTGCGCTACGGCCGTTTGCAGGAGTTGCTGGAGGGGCTGGGCTACGCGGTGGAGGACTATGGCGATGTGCGGGTGCCGGTGGTGGAGAGCCTGCGCCGCCAGGGCCACGGGGCTCCTGGGGGACTGGGCTACCTCGAGGCCATCCGCCTGGCCTGCCTGGAGGTGCTGGAGGTTTTGCACCAGATGCCCGAGGAGGTCTTCCCCATCGTTTTGGGGGGCGACCACTCCATCGCCATGGGTTCGGTGGCAGGGGCCAGCCGGGGGGAGCGGGTGGGGGTCATCTGGGTGGATGCCCACGCCGACTTCAATACCCCCGAGACCAGCCCCAGCGGCAACATCCACGGGATGCCGCTGGCCCACCTGTGCGGCCTGGGCGACCCGCGCCTGGTTCATCTGGGGGGGCCCGGGCCCAGGGTGCGCCCGGAGGATGTGGTGCTCATCGGTGTTCGCAGCCTGGACGCGGGGGAGGTGGGCCTGCTGCGCGAGCGGGGGGTGACGGTCTACACCATGAAGGAGATCGACATGATGGGCATCCCGGCCATCGCCGAGGCGGTGGCCCAGCGAATGCGGGGCTTCCGCCGGGTGCACCTCTCGCTGGACGCCGATGTGCTGGACCCGGAGATCGCCCCCGGGGTGGGCACGCCGGTGGCGGGGGGCCTGACCTACCGCGAGGCCCACCTGCTGATGGAGCTTTTCTACGACGCGGGCATGGTCACCAGCCTCGACCTGGTCGAGGTCAACCCTATCCTGGACGTGGCCAACCGCACCGCGCGGATGATGGTGGAGCTGGCAGGGAGCCTTTTGGGAAAGAGGATTTACTAG